The genome window CAGTGATTCTGGTGTCAAGTTTGAGAATGAGCTTTGTGTATATCATCCTGCTGGAAGCGGCCATCAGAGCACTGGCACACAGTGGTctataaagggatggacatcaGGAAGAATACTTGTGTAAGAAGACCcaagtagatcagcagtttctgaaatgttcAGTGCAGCCCATTTAGCATGACATGTTCAAAGTTCAACCCCAATCTGATGCTCCATTTAAACTTCAGGTGATCTTCTTGATTACATCTACATGTCCAAATTAGGATGTTGCCATGTGACTGAAACCAGTATCTAATCAGACAGCAGCTGAATAaatgtacctaataaaatgtTTAAGTGTATATACCCACAAAGACTGAGTGCAACGATCAATCCACACACCACCACCTTAAATATTTCACAAGTACTCaggataaaataaatttaaaaagcaaCCTCAGTTTCTCATAATTAAAGATCAGATTTACACTGAACATTTAAGGAGATCTTGTAAATACAATCTTTTGCAATCTAAAGTTTacctttaaaaagtttaaacttTGACCATTTTAGTAATTTCTAAACTAACAGTTTGTACTGAAATTGTGTTTGAATTACGAGTTCGTGACCCTTAGCCATGTTAAggtgaacaaaaacaaacatctcaGACCAGTGTGAAGTACTGCTTCTGAATTAGACTCataataaaacaattattttctgtttcacaaAAGTACAAGTTACTGCAACCATGTGTCTTGTTAGTGTGGAAAGTTTTACAACTGAACTCTTAGTGGCAGGTGTAAGCATTCAACCACGTAAACATTTAATTGCATTAAAgaggaaatacaaaaatgtttaatcaagattttatttattaattctaTTTGTGCTTTTTATAACTTAATAGCACACAAACTGAATCCCAACCAccctcaaaaagaaaaatgactgcGAGCAGTGCTGCCCCCATTAGTGACCAGTAGGATTGGAGAGGATAcagttcaaaaaagaaaaaacccacaaagGCACAAACAGCTTGCTGCATCCCTCAGAGGCATCTTTAATGCTCCACTTCTAGGGGAAAGGGCCACTATCTATGCCATGAAAGGGAAGATGTATGCGCTAAAATTATGCCAACATTTTTCACCGTGTGACCCTCTCAGTACGATTCGGGTGATGCAAGATTATGTGGCTGCGACGCGACAAAGGAATGCTACTAGCTTTTGCTGACTTTGTCGCAGTTTTCAGTCAAACTGCAAGATTGGTACAGCTCCCCTTTACtaagaaaaggggggggggggtaacaaaacaaaacaaacaaaaaaaaacaaaaaacaaacaccttaTCTATATACACTGAGAATAAGATTTTTTCCCATGTCTGTACAATTGGGCCTATACATTATTTACGGTGCAGTCTcgtacaaaaaaatatattcacTCAGCTGGCAAAACGGATCTCCATCACTTGCCTCTTCAAAAGCAGTAACTTCAATACTGAAGTTAAAGCATGGTTTAGTTACATCATCCTGTTCTGTGCACTGTCTTTCAAATTAAAGttcacattttcacagtaaaCAAGTGGAGATGGACAAagagggggggggaagaaagaaaaaaattccagcacagtgtttattttcttatGGCCGGAACTCTAATTCATCTACACTTATGACCTTGGCTGGCATAGAGGGGAGTGGCTGCTCTAGTACATCTGATCCAAACCACTTGGCGAGGCCTAGAGGGGGGCTGCCGCCGTGTCGCTGGGAGCCATTCGTCCGGTGGGGGCCTTGGCTCTGTGACTGAGTGCCAGGGACACTGGGATGTACTGCAAGACAAAAGTATTCAATCGACAAGTCTTCAAACAagataattaaatacaccacATTTTAATAACATTTGTGAGGATAATTCTGCCATAGCCACATAGTCCCACTGAATTTGAATATTTGAAATTTTCCTCCACTCACTTGGTCGTTGCTGTTGTTGAAGTTGCTGTTGCATTGCTGCTAACTGCATTTGAGTACTGGCTCTGGAAGGTAGAAGTGGATGCCCAGTTGTACTTAGTGGGTACAGTGGTTGTCCAAGCAGGGCAGGAGGCAAGCCTTGAAGTTGTGCAAGGTCATGTGGCGGAAACATACCTTGAGAGTACAATTAAAGATCAGAAACAATTAGGTTTAATGTTCAGAACACTTTAATacagtttttagtgtttttataaAGCAAAAggatttgaaagaaaaaaaaaaaaaaaaaaaaaaagccagcaaCCTGCTTGCACAAGAGCAGGTCCTAACTGCTGGGGCTGGATACCCTGTGCCAGCATACGTTGCACCACAGGGTGGAGCTGGGGAGGAGGGCGCACCATAGGTACGTGGGATAGCAGCGGTACTGGGTAGACAGGACGAGGGAAAGATGAGGATGGTCCTTGAGGTACCATGGCAGGTGGATGGTGTCCAGTAGAGCCAGGCCTGAGGCGCTCTTGTTCTTTGCTAGACAACGTCTGTGAGCTGGTCTTTACTCCCCCTGACTGAGCTACATTACCATCCACTGCTTCCAGGTATAGATTTGGGGAGCTGCTGCCTGTAATCATACAACCGAGATCTCAGTGTTACAGGGTATGTGTTCACTCACAGGTATGAAAGTGAAAGTTAAATATCAAACTAGTTCTGGGTACCGTATTTTTCGGCccataaggcgcaccggattactaagcgaaacaaaacagtcagataactCAAATTTTACTcgactcattcttcttgcttcctccacttctttacCATTGATTCATCAAtattgaattctctcgcagctgctccattcccatgttgttgcagtatattaatgactaacctcataatgtggatggattatctcagttgttctgacagaaatttacagcatcctgccatgcaattgcatttgtccccAACCATCAAGaaccctcatgttaacttttattgagtggaaaaaagttagcattcatcctccagcttcactgtgtttatgttatgctaacatagctatgtcgctagcgatcatgtagcacatcatataccagctagcccaacttcagtaaccctacaaatgcTACTGATGTTTAGTTTTCCGTCTTCAtttcagtcagaacatggtacatcatgtttaggtggaaactagcgagctaacttcctgctaacttctaacttttaaatttaataaaaaattctgttttcatggatgcctggatgttaaacttaattgttacacctggtgaagcagcaacactgatcattttacaaAAGGTGAAagaacagtttttaactctcagtgatgccgcagagTTTTGGACCTAAAGAGGACTTTGTTTTGGGCCCAGATTACTCCGTGAGGCTCCTGACTGGTAGCTGTaacgctccgacaatccatcaagcagtccggcttcgtagcttaccaaagtcgtactaaaacatttgacaaatTTTTGTGCGCCGTAtaccacataaaattggttCGAGGTAAGTAAGCACAACCAGCATTCATACATAAAGTGCACTGGATTATATGtcgattttgagaaaattgaaggattttaagtgtgccttctAGTCCGGAAAATACGGTAAATTAATACTGCACCATCGTGAGAATGTGCTGCTGAGTCGTCCTTTGTCTCTGAGCGATTTGAAGGTTCATCTTTGCTCTTCTCTTTTGTTGCGTACATTTTGCGGATCACAGATGTGGGTGTAAATGAAGGGGACAACTGACATAGGCAggggaggaagaaaagaaagaagttaATATTAGCAATAACAACAGGTGCATGAATTAGAAATAAGtcaaaacaactttaaaaacaacactggGAAGAAGTTTGCAGAGTTACGTTTATGCTTACCATACTGGTGACAGTACTTCCTGGAGAGTTTCTTCCAGCAGGCTGAGAGCCTGGTCCAGGGGAACGATTAAGACGCTGCGGTCTggacaaaaaccaaacacactcaGCCATACAAATTCCAACCAACATTATTTATTATCCTTGGAGGCATACATTATATTACCACATATTAAGCCAGTATAttcttcagctttgtttataaaGAAAGTATTTGTTTTGTAAAAAGCAGTCAATAGACTTCAATAAGACACATTAAAGTGCATGTCACTCAATTTGCTGAAATTGACTGATATCATAACCATTTAAAGTCTCTATACTATGTGGTATTTAAACACGATTAAAGCCAAAACAAACCTATTTCGGAAAGACTTGTCTTGTGGTTGTTTGTAGCCAGATTGGAATTGGTGGTGGGCATGGAGAGCAAGATCCTGCTGGAATGCCAGTGCTTCCAAGTCTGCTTGGTTAATAGGAATAGAGAGCGCCCTCATCTGGAAAGACAAGGTAGACCCAACCCAACTCATCAAAAGTCAAAGTTTTAGCTCAAAGGCctataaatgtaatttttactCCATGATGCTACTACTATCAATATGACTGTTACAAGCAACATGTATCACAACATATACATTATAATATTTAAACAGTAGTTTACTGAAAGCATATTTAACTATTTACATATGAACCAAACAAACCGCATGAAATCTCATCTCAGTAACCTGTTGCTGTGCAGCAGATCCAGGACTGATTGACCTGTGTATATCAGCAAACTGTTCTGGTAGCATGGGCTGAGGACCAACAGGAAATCCTTTAGGTAGGAGAGGATGAAGAACTGTTTATTGACCAATTTATGTGCTAATCCAATTTAAAGAACTGCATGCCATCATTCTTCCTAGTTCCATGGCACTCCTCAGTAAGCTTACCTGCCGGAGGTTGCAACCGACTATTGAAGTATTCAGGTGAGGGTGCCCTCTGTGGAAAGAGAGGGAGTGAAGGGCCCTTGTGTAGTAGGCCACGTAGAGGTGCAGAAGTCACTGGGGCCTCGGCGCTGCTCAGCAGATTGCCAAACTGCGTCGGGGAGCCACTACGAACTCCCAAGAGCTCCTTTAGAGAGAAAACATTTTCCAATAACTTCTCATTTACTTTATGATTTTGTAGATTTATTGTGAATAGTCAACAGCTAGCCCTGACTGATTGTAGGAACACTTCATTATCCTCAGGACAGCAACCATACCCACCtggaatatatttttttgtggcTGTGCAGGTACTTGGGCATCAGGCAGTGTCACTACAGCTTGATCTGCAGTTTGCTGCTTTGTACAGGAGGGAGGAAAATTGGGGTAAATCAAAGTAGAACAAAGTAATCAGTCTGCTACTCTACATTCTGAACTGCAAACAAATTAGCCTTAGTCAAGTCACCGGCAGGGAGGAAAAAGTCAACTGAACGAGATAGACGTGTGCATGCAATTCCACGTCAAAGCGTCCATTCTGCAAGTGAGTAACGCTGTTAGATTCATGTTCCGTTATATTATTCTGACAATTCTTTTGCCCAATTCAAGAAGCTAgtacttttgttttcttcactgaCTTGCACAAAGGACAGTTTACAAGATGACATTGCACTGCAAAAAAGGGTATACAAGCTACAACCTCAACAGTTAAGCAAATTTATGCCCATCATTTTCTATcctaatttaaaataaataaataaagaaggggggggggggggggttcttaaGCTTGCAGGATGCATTGAACAGGGCCCGAGTTCACCTGTTTTACTGCAACATGCAGTAAAagataattataaatatgtagAAATACTTACAGTGTTTGTGTTGGTTTTGGGGTGAGGTGGCAGAGTTCCACTTGCCTTCATGCTGCTGACCAGTTTATTAAAGGCTGACATGTCTGTGTCACGTGAGCGTGGACGGGCACTCAACCCGCCAGTTAAAGCCTCTTCTAAATGTTCAGCCATGAAGGGCGTTCCATTTCCTCTCTGGGCAGGTGGCACCTTTCGTCTCTGTGGTTCCGAGTCTAGCCTCATTCCCTTCATTtctccctccacctcctccaatGAGAGTACAACTCCAGAATTAGCTGGGAACAGATTATGAAACAAAATTCAACCTTCTTGTATCAGAGCTCAGTGTTAAAAAGCAAATTACCATTTCATTTAATggatttattaaattataaattgtgttaaattaaATTCCACAGTATCCTGCAACAGCTTTCAGTGTGTTACTGCAGACAGAGGTGCAGCTGAATGTTAAAACTCAAAAGCCTGAAATTCAGCTTCTCTCTACATATAcccatttttgaaaaacatgatAGCTAACTGCTGAAATCTCCCGAGTTCATCTAGCTATTGTCAAGGATCATCGACGTGTGCACCATGGCATTCAGCACTTGCTTGTTTTTGGCATTCTTTTGCCATACCTACTCAAAGGCAAACGCATGAGCCTGCTGAACTGTGACTGTCACTCGATgaatagggaaaaaaaaaaagttggtaaTAGGATGTGTGTGGTTTGGAACAGAAAAGGTAGACTTAATCCACATGACACTGAGTAGAGCTCAGCTGTGGAAATGGTTTAGTAAACAGACACTCACTGCTGTCCCGAAGCCGAGCCTTATTGGCAGAGAGCGTAGAAAGCAGAGGTTTCAGGTCTACTTTGGCCTTATGCAGCAGCTCCAGGATGTCCACCTTCTCCTTGCATTCAGAAGACTGAATAGGTGCAAAATATGAGGCATTGCCTCGGCTGGGGGACGTGCAACGTGGCTCGAGCCCTTCAGAGAATCAGAAGGGGAATAAGATTTAGGATATTTAACAGCAATCCAGATCATTTCGGGAGCGTAATCTTTGTTTGTACTCAAATAGCATCACATATGATGCAATAGCAGCAGGTCAGGATTTTGATAATATATCCCAAAAGTGGTGTGCAAATGTCAAGGGTACATTTCTAAGATTTCTTTAAATCGTGCAAGCTATCCTGATGATTAAATAACAACTGCTTGGGGCAGACAATACAGCCTCAAAATGATATTTCAAGGAAATCTTTCATATCTGATACTGGGAGAAGGAATACTCAATGTTTAATCAATGCCTGCAGCTTGCAGACAGCAAGCAGCATTTATTAGTACAAACAAAATGAAGGGCAATTTCTATCCTTATCCAAGTGCTATCGTAGGTCCTTCATTTTGACAGACTGTGCaatatgcacaataaacacatgctttaaaaaaacaaaaataataaaaaaataaaaacattttatcatTCCTGCTGCACTTtgaatatatacagtggggcaaaaaagtatttagtcagccaccgattgtgcaagttcccccacttaaaatgatgacagaggtcagtaatttgcaccagaggtacacttcaactgtgagagacagaatgtggaaaaaaaaaaaaaaaaaaaaaaaaaaaaaaaaatccatgaattcacatggtaggatttgtaaagaatttattcgtaaatcagggtggaaaataagtatttggtcacctcaaacaaggaaaatctctggctctcacagacctgtaatgtcttctgtaagaagcttttctgtcccccactcgttacctgtatgaatggcacctgtttgaactcatcatctgtataaaagacacctgtccacagcctcaaacagtcagactccaaactccgccatggccaagaccaaagagctttcgaaggacaccaggaaaagtattgtagacctgcaccagactgggaagagtgaatctacaataggcaagcagcttggtgtgaaaaaaatcaactgtgggagcaatcatcagaaaatggaagacatacaagaccactgataatctccctcgatctggggctccacgcaagagctcatcccgtggggtcaaaatgatcatgagaacggtgagcaaagatcccagaaccacacagggggacctggtgaatgacctgcagagagctgggaccaaagtaacaaaggtcaccatcagtaacacactacaacggcagggaatcaaatcccgcagtgccagacgtgttccgctgctgaagccagtgcatgtccaggcccgtctgaagtttgccagagagcacatggatgatacagcagaggattgggagaatgtcatgtggtcagatgaaaccaaagtagaactttttggtataaactcaactcgtcgtgtttggaggaagaagaatactgagttgcatcccaagaacaccatacctactgtgaagcatgggggtggaaacatcatgctatggggctgtttttctgccaaggggacaggacgactgatccgtgttaaggacagaatgaatggggccatgtatcgtgagattttgatccaaaacctccttccatcagtgagaactttgaagatgaaacgaggctgggtcttccaacatgacaatgatccaaaacacaccgcccgggcaacaaaggagtggctccgtaagaagcatttgaaagtcctggagtggcctagccagtctccagacctcaaccccatagaaaatctgtggcgggagttgaaagtccgtgttgctcggcgacagccccaaaacatcactgctctcgagaagatctgcatggaggaatgggccaaaataccagctactgtgtgtgcaaacctggtaaagacctatagtaaacgtttgacctctgttattgccaacaaaggttatgttacaaagtattgagttgtatttttgttattgaccaaatacttattttccaccctgatttacgaataaattctttacaaatcctaccatgtggattcatggatttttttttttcccacattctgtctctcacagttgaagtgtacctctggtgcaaattactgacctctgtcatcattttaggtgggggaacttgcacagtcggtggctgactaaatacttttttgccccactgtaaaaacTGGTGTGTATAATACCATTTGTACATACAAATTACTCTTATAGTTATTCAACCTCTGCTTTTTATCTTTTGttattcttcatttttctttttaataattttctAATATAAAcaattcagcttttctttcacCCTTGTGCTACTGTAACTAGTCAATTTCCCCAGTTTAGGATTAATAAGAGTAGATATATCTAGTGACAAAGCAAAATATACAAAAGACACAGCATAAGTGAAATgtaagcacagaaacagcttaggtcatgttttttttcctagaAATTTTAATCATGACTTAACATTAACTTAACAGCCTTTCAGCACTTCAGGAAACTGTAAATAGTTTCACacaaaattgatttttttttttttttttttttaaataaacccaTGCTGTTGTAACATTGGTAATAGGTTTTTAAATCAGCTGCTTTAAGCTCAGCTTTTTCCATCACGTAGCCACATTAGTAGTTTCCAACCACCGTTCGTGCTTCCTGTCATACAGAGTCATACAGAGTGCAACTAGTGAACGCTCCAGCGAGTCATTTGTTTAACAAGGGGTTTCACATCCCCACCTGTTAGCACCTTCTCCTTGCATACCTTCATACccttgttttactgtgttaacgTCAGATGTCATGTAAAGACTTGTCTTATCACAGAGGTGACAAGCATGTGCCCTACAACTGCTTTTACAGAAAATAGATTTGATTCAGTGGTCAAGAAATCAAATCACTTACCAGCAAGTTTCTCCAGCTCTTCATGAGGAGTTGACCTCAAGCTGCTGGACCGGCTGCATGGACTCTGGTTACTAGAGAACCACTGGCTGAAGCGGCTAGCTGACGCAGGGCCCTCTCCCAAAACATCCTCTATCATCTGTAAGACAGAAATGGGGGCCTGTGAGACAGACTAGGATACAAAAATCTGCATATTGAAGGGTGCAAGAACAAATGTGCCACTTACGTTTGCAGCGCTTTCCATCGATTTAGCACTAAAAAGGTGCTAGAAGACTGAGGGCAGTGTCACTGAATGCACTGCTTTTTGACCTTGTTCTCATTTACCAGCAAGTATTGAATCTAAAAATGCTAAAAGTAGTTTGCAGTTGGGCTTTTCTAGTTCAAACTAGAAACTGCATCCAAGCTACAATGATGGGCATAAATTTGGATTGTTGATGCCTTTTAAACATCTCATTAACCCCATGCAAAAGCCCAGAGAAGAGAACATTGATAGTGCACCATTCAGTGACATGACTCACCAACTAAAGACCAAATTCAGTGAGGTCAAGCTAGTGCAGCAGAGGTAATCTTGCACTGATACAAAGTATCAATACTAAGTTTTATATGACTAAATGCACAATTTGTGAAAttcagattatttatttattttaaaagccaCAAATATCAGGCTTGTAAGAGTCTTGATTGTATCATTTGTTTTTAAGTTGACAGTTATGTCTGGTTCAGGGGTGAGCAAACATGAAAACCTCTACTGTTAAGCTTATCTGGAAAAATTAAGATCACACTGATATTTTAGAAGTTATTAATGACACCCCATCTGTGAGCTTCACACcaataagcaaaacaaaaccatagTGCACCCCAGTACTTACAGAGGCCAGTCCTGGCATGGTCTTCTCTAAATTGAAGAATTCATTGAAGTCGAAGTCAccagctgaaggctctggaaGAACATCAGTGTGGGGAACTTCCTGATCAGCTGTCGGCTGCAAACCCACATCTTGCTCCTCAGGCTGTCCGCCATTACATTCCACTACTGCATACAAGATGTGtgacaataaaattaaatacaagTCACAATTTTAACATGAAAAGTCTTACTGAACTGACTTTCAAAATACTACTAGAAATGCAATAGTCCCTAAAAATGTTAGCAGTATTTCCAACAATGTCTTGACATGCCTTCTTTCAAAGATTCTGTCCGCTTCCTTGAACGCTTAGATTTGCGTTTATCATCttccaggattttgtcatcaaaTCCAATAAGCTCAATTGTCTCCGACTGGCTGGTGGGACCCCCCGAGAACCACTCTGGCTCCTCTTCTGCATACGAATCATTCCTCCTCCTTTCGCTAAACACACGCTTGTCACCAAAATCTCTCTGCAAATGATTACACGGGACAAACAATATCAATTTAGAAATATGGGATGGGACAGTTAAAGAGTAACTGCACAGAAACACTTTTATAAATTTAGTTCAAGTCTTAAGAGAATTGTGTTTTtagacagtttaaaaaaaaaaaactaaaaaaaaacgtATCGTGTAAAATAAAGTTCCAAAAAATTTAAGTGCATTCAATATCACATTAGAACTAAATGCAAGGTCATTTGCATCGACTGAAAGCAACAAACACCAACCCTGAATCTTTTATCTTTCAAGTCTCTCTCACGCTCCTTTTCCTTCTCTGCACGAGCTTCTCTCTCAAAGGCACGGGCAGCAATTATGCGTCCACTGCCAATTCTGCGTGTCCCTCCCATACGTAGAGtatcattttctttgttttccaagGGGCTGATTGGGCGACGGATATGAGGGGCAGCATTGCCCTGACATCCACCTCCGAAGCTACGTCGCTGTGGGCTCAGTACTACATCCAGGTCATCTTCCTTTAACCGCTCACGGGGATCTAAAAAACAGAtgggggggagggggaaaaaaaataaagttttttggAGTACATAGACTACATGAACAATTCCACTGCAGCAGTTTAGAACTCTTGTGCAAGGCTGGAACTTAAAATCCTAAACATTCATTGATCAGAGCACAGTTAAGTTTCTAGACAACATTGTTATTACAAAACGCAAAGATGAAAGGATAACCATCTACCATCAGTAATAGAGATCGAAAATGTGACATCATTTCGGGGGTAAAATCGCAAAGGATTGTAGGTACAAGTGGCAATTGGTACTAGCGTGCACGGGCTATTACAAGACAACAGTCACAAAGAGATAAACAGAGACACAaagaatggcaagaagctgctgTATTATTTACTGccatagccggtcgcatgacagccacgggaagcagacaggtaaagagatcgtttttttttttttttttatcagattcCTTCGTGGAAGAAAAATTGTTCAAGTCATGTTTCCGACTGGGTTAACCTGGGTTATACAGAGTTTAAAGCTGCTACCACAGCAAGATTTGCTCGGTTGACAGAGGGAGCGACATCAAAACAGCCACGAAAAGTCCCGCATATATGTGCCCAAGCAATCAAGTGATGAATAACTGTTTTCCAGTATGTTGTTttgcaatgatttttttttttgctgtgttgatttttttttttttttttcagcgaAGCAGCTAATAAAGTACAATGGAATACAATTTTGCCTCTTTCTTGTAAGattctataataaaatgaaacaatagtgccagttataaataaagacaataaattgaataaattatgaaacacttattttatttctattggATCTAAAAATGTTGTGTAATACTACAACCTGAAAAGACAAATAGATTGTGTTGGCCTGTAAACGAGAtacagaaattttttttaatgacagctGTAAAATGAAATAGTCCAAATCAGAAAATAGATACACCAAAGTAAATtggacctgggcttgttgcaggaatctgaagttactaaacacttcgtgagtgtatgcactcacacttaagacataattataaatatgtgcgtgatgaaagttgggcagcacgctaacgtctttagTCCACTCTGTATGCGCATATGgtctcttttttgtctttttgtcaaGTCTATCTTTGTACGGACCTGCCTTGTTCTgcttcgttttgtacataactAGGGATTAAAACCACAGAATTAATGATTACTGGAAATGCTAGCGcttgatgcagtgttttgattttgctgCCACTCGTACCTACAACGCAATGCACGATAGTCACATGGTTTGTCGATCTCCATTTACCTGGGATTCTTCGTTTTAATGGAACTCTGTCATCCATGTAGTCCTTCTTAAAACCTTCCACAGGTGAGCTTCGCTCTGAAGTGGGATATAATGAGGCATGCCATTTCTCAGGGTCCCAGACACCAtcactatttaaaaacaaacaaacaatagccACACAAGACTTATGTCCATACTTTAAGTCAAATTTCAAATTAAGACAGACAACTACAGCCTCAACTGGGATCCTGtttaggaaaaaataaataaagagtaacaatgaaaaatacaaTACACAGGTGAGGCCATCCATTTCAACCTTTATGCTGTGAGCACAGAATACAACCCAAAAGGAGGGTGCAAGAAAATCAGATCTTCAAAATAATAAACTAATTGATACTGCTGCACTAGCAGTGTTTAACTCTGATGACAGACTACTATAAACATTTTTTCCAACAGTTGAGACAAATCACATTTAATCTGAAGTCATTCGTGAACTCTCCCATAAAGACATTACACTTAATGACGAGTTCTGACACTTCAGTAT of Maylandia zebra isolate NMK-2024a linkage group LG5, Mzebra_GT3a, whole genome shotgun sequence contains these proteins:
- the eif4enif1 gene encoding eukaryotic translation initiation factor 4E transporter isoform X5, which encodes MEKDACVEPKNGEAAVDQPKLAATAPYRYTKEELLEIKELPISNERPECLSEKYDSDGVWDPEKWHASLYPTSERSSPVEGFKKDYMDDRVPLKRRIPDPRERLKEDDLDVVLSPQRRSFGGGCQGNAAPHIRRPISPLENKENDTLRMGGTRRIGSGRIIAARAFEREARAEKEKERERDLKDKRFRRDFGDKRVFSERRRNDSYAEEEPEWFSGGPTSQSETIELIGFDDKILEDDKRKSKRSRKRTESLKEVVECNGGQPEEQDVGLQPTADQEVPHTDVLPEPSAGDFDFNEFFNLEKTMPGLASMIEDVLGEGPASASRFSQWFSSNQSPCSRSSSLRSTPHEELEKLAANSGVVLSLEEVEGEMKGMRLDSEPQRRKVPPAQRGNGTPFMAEHLEEALTGGLSARPRSRDTDMSAFNKLVSSMKASGTLPPHPKTNTNTQQTADQAVVTLPDAQVPAQPQKNIFQELLGVRSGSPTQFGNLLSSAEAPVTSAPLRGLLHKGPSLPLFPQRAPSPEYFNSRLQPPAGFPVGPQPMLPEQFADIHRSISPGSAAQQQVTEMRFHAMRALSIPINQADLEALAFQQDLALHAHHQFQSGYKQPQDKSFRNRPQRLNRSPGPGSQPAGRNSPGSTVTSMLSPSFTPTSVIRKMYATKEKSKDEPSNRSETKDDSAAHSHDGSSSPNLYLEAVDGNVAQSGGVKTSSQTLSSKEQERLRPGSTGHHPPAMVPQGPSSSFPRPVYPVPLLSHVPMVRPPPQLHPVVQRMLAQGIQPQQLGPALVQAGMFPPHDLAQLQGLPPALLGQPLYPLSTTGHPLLPSRASTQMQLAAMQQQLQQQQRPIHPSVPGTQSQSQGPHRTNGSQRHGGSPPLGLAKWFGSDVLEQPLPSMPAKVISVDELEFRP
- the eif4enif1 gene encoding eukaryotic translation initiation factor 4E transporter isoform X2, whose translation is MEKDACVEPKNGEAAVDQPKLAATAPYRYTKEELLEIKELPISNERPECLSEKYDSDGVWDPEKWHASLYPTSERSSPVEGFKKDYMDDRVPLKRRIPDPRERLKEDDLDVVLSPQRRSFGGGCQGNAAPHIRRPISPLENKENDTLRMGGTRRIGSGRIIAARAFEREARAEKEKERERDLKDKRFRRDFGDKRVFSERRRNDSYAEEEPEWFSGGPTSQSETIELIGFDDKILEDDKRKSKRSRKRTESLKEVVECNGGQPEEQDVGLQPTADQEVPHTDVLPEPSAGDFDFNEFFNLEKTMPGLASMIEDVLGEGPASASRFSQWFSSNQSPCSRSSSLRSTPHEELEKLAGLEPRCTSPSRGNASYFAPIQSSECKEKVDILELLHKAKVDLKPLLSTLSANKARLRDSTNSGVVLSLEEVEGEMKGMRLDSEPQRRKVPPAQRGNGTPFMAEHLEEALTGGLSARPRSRDTDMSAFNKLVSSMKASGTLPPHPKTNTNTQTADQAVVTLPDAQVPAQPQKNIFQELLGVRSGSPTQFGNLLSSAEAPVTSAPLRGLLHKGPSLPLFPQRAPSPEYFNSRLQPPAGFPVGPQPMLPEQFADIHRSISPGSAAQQQVTEMRFHAMRALSIPINQADLEALAFQQDLALHAHHQFQSGYKQPQDKSFRNRPQRLNRSPGPGSQPAGRNSPGSTVTSMLSPSFTPTSVIRKMYATKEKSKDEPSNRSETKDDSAAHSHDGSSSPNLYLEAVDGNVAQSGGVKTSSQTLSSKEQERLRPGSTGHHPPAMVPQGPSSSFPRPVYPVPLLSHVPMVRPPPQLHPVVQRMLAQGIQPQQLGPALVQAGMFPPHDLAQLQGLPPALLGQPLYPLSTTGHPLLPSRASTQMQLAAMQQQLQQQQRPIHPSVPGTQSQSQGPHRTNGSQRHGGSPPLGLAKWFGSDVLEQPLPSMPAKVISVDELEFRP